The following are encoded in a window of Cupriavidus oxalaticus genomic DNA:
- a CDS encoding TetR/AcrR family transcriptional regulator: MSQTETGEVGEARETRDMAHAGGMCPPKTARGQKTRAALLRAAEKVFGEKGYYAASISEITQEAKVAMGTFYLYFKDKEDIFRALVGHMLELVRAHLRKHVANAASQMEAERLGLKAFLSFVSRHKNLYRIVLDSYSVDETIYSSYFQVFADLYSRRLERAEEQGEIVPGDAEVRAWCLIGISNFLGMRYARWKRPASMEKVVDTAFDLIAHGLQPR; encoded by the coding sequence ATGTCCCAGACCGAGACTGGCGAAGTCGGCGAAGCCCGTGAAACACGCGACATGGCCCACGCCGGCGGCATGTGCCCGCCCAAGACCGCGCGCGGGCAGAAGACCCGCGCGGCATTGCTGCGCGCCGCCGAAAAGGTGTTCGGTGAGAAGGGCTACTACGCGGCGTCGATCTCCGAGATCACGCAGGAAGCCAAGGTTGCCATGGGCACCTTCTACCTGTACTTCAAGGACAAGGAAGACATTTTCCGCGCGCTGGTCGGCCACATGCTGGAACTGGTGCGCGCCCACCTGCGCAAGCACGTGGCCAATGCCGCCAGCCAGATGGAAGCCGAACGGCTGGGCCTGAAGGCCTTTCTCTCTTTCGTTTCGCGCCACAAGAACCTGTACCGCATCGTGCTGGACTCTTACTCGGTGGACGAAACCATCTACAGCAGCTACTTCCAGGTTTTTGCCGATCTCTACAGCCGGCGGCTGGAGCGCGCCGAAGAGCAGGGCGAGATCGTCCCCGGCGATGCGGAGGTACGTGCCTGGTGCCTGATCGGCATCAGCAACTTCCTCGGCATGCGCTATGCGCGCTGGAAGCGCCCGGCCTCCATGGAGAAGGTGGTCGATACCGCCTTCGACCTGATCGCCCACGG
- a CDS encoding alpha/beta fold hydrolase, whose product MDAPDSACDSPADSAPAPPFATHPAHGTLPGWREAGDGRPLLLLHGWSVNGEAFDGQRALARAGFRVIAPDHAGHGLSRHGTGTTIAALARDAAALVSHLGLADVVVVGWSMGAMVAWTLLRDHPGCPLAAVGSIDMTPRLVTDPQWPHGLRGHYDMTQARQMAARIRADWPRLAPSVALGLWAAGRRPDGAAMQRLARMAQRCEAATLASLWEDMARQDFRDTLRAARLPLFHLYGAASRLYAPAVAIATRALRPDAGLSVVAGAGHSPHMEQPQAFNAALRALVAQASTR is encoded by the coding sequence TTGGACGCTCCCGATTCGGCTTGTGACAGCCCCGCCGACAGCGCCCCCGCCCCGCCCTTTGCCACCCATCCCGCGCACGGCACCTTGCCGGGCTGGCGCGAAGCCGGCGACGGCCGGCCGCTGCTGCTGCTGCACGGCTGGTCCGTCAATGGCGAGGCCTTCGACGGCCAGCGCGCGCTGGCGCGGGCGGGGTTCCGGGTGATTGCGCCCGACCATGCCGGCCACGGGCTGTCGCGGCACGGCACCGGCACCACCATCGCGGCGCTGGCGCGCGATGCCGCGGCGCTGGTCAGCCATCTCGGACTGGCCGATGTGGTCGTGGTGGGCTGGTCGATGGGCGCGATGGTGGCATGGACGCTGCTGCGTGACCATCCGGGTTGTCCACTGGCCGCGGTCGGCAGCATCGACATGACGCCCCGGCTGGTCACCGATCCGCAATGGCCGCACGGCCTCCGCGGCCACTACGACATGACCCAGGCCAGGCAGATGGCCGCACGCATCCGCGCCGACTGGCCGCGGCTGGCGCCTTCGGTGGCATTGGGATTGTGGGCGGCGGGACGGCGCCCCGACGGCGCGGCGATGCAGCGCCTTGCGCGAATGGCGCAGCGCTGCGAGGCCGCCACGCTGGCATCGCTATGGGAAGACATGGCCAGGCAGGATTTCCGCGACACGCTGCGTGCGGCGCGCCTGCCGCTGTTCCACCTGTATGGCGCGGCCAGCCGGCTGTATGCGCCGGCGGTGGCCATCGCCACCCGCGCCTTGCGGCCCGATGCGGGCCTGAGCGTGGTCGCCGGTGCCGGCCACAGCCCGCACATGGAGCAGCCGCAGGCCTTCAACGCCGCACTGCGCGCGCTCGTGGCTCAGGCCAGCACGCGGTAG
- the crcB gene encoding fluoride efflux transporter CrcB has protein sequence MGPMGFVAVGVGAAAGAWLRWGFSVLWNALNPALPYGTLAANLLGGYLIGLAVGFFDTHAGLPPEWRLLAITGFLGGLTTFSTFSSEVVANLLAGDYGWAGMHLLLHLGGSLLLTAVGLWTYRVLA, from the coding sequence ATGGGCCCGATGGGGTTTGTCGCCGTCGGCGTCGGCGCCGCGGCGGGGGCATGGCTGCGCTGGGGTTTCTCGGTGCTGTGGAATGCGCTCAACCCCGCGCTGCCGTACGGCACACTGGCCGCCAACCTGCTGGGTGGCTACCTGATCGGGCTGGCCGTCGGCTTTTTCGATACCCATGCCGGCCTGCCGCCGGAATGGCGCCTGCTGGCCATCACCGGTTTCCTTGGCGGCCTGACCACGTTCTCCACCTTTTCCAGCGAGGTGGTTGCCAACCTGCTCGCCGGCGACTATGGCTGGGCAGGGATGCACCTGCTGCTGCACCTGGGCGGCTCGCTGCTGCTGACCGCGGTGGGGCTCTGGACCTACCGCGTGCTGGCCTGA
- the moaE gene encoding molybdopterin synthase catalytic subunit MoaE — protein sequence MSVRVQREDFDLGAEVAALRAGNPQVGAVASFIGTVRDVSEGSAVSAMELEHYPGMTEKALAQIEAAACARWELLGVTIIHRVGPLLPLDQIVLVAVASKHRGNAFAACEFIMDYLKSEAPFWKKEETPEGARWVDARVTDEDALKRWGIKSINASGEDSEGSEGKP from the coding sequence ATGAGCGTCAGGGTTCAGCGCGAGGATTTCGACCTGGGCGCCGAGGTGGCGGCACTGCGCGCCGGCAACCCGCAGGTCGGCGCCGTGGCCAGCTTTATCGGCACCGTGCGCGATGTCAGCGAGGGCAGCGCCGTCAGTGCGATGGAGCTGGAGCACTACCCGGGCATGACCGAGAAGGCGCTGGCGCAGATCGAGGCGGCGGCGTGCGCGCGCTGGGAACTGCTGGGCGTCACCATCATCCATCGCGTCGGCCCGCTGCTGCCGCTTGACCAGATCGTGCTGGTCGCGGTTGCATCGAAACATCGCGGCAATGCGTTCGCGGCCTGCGAATTCATCATGGATTACCTCAAGTCCGAAGCGCCGTTCTGGAAAAAGGAAGAAACGCCGGAGGGTGCGCGCTGGGTCGACGCGCGCGTGACCGACGAAGACGCGCTCAAGCGCTGGGGCATCAAGTCGATCAACGCCAGCGGCGAGGACAGCGAGGGCAGCGAGGGCAAGCCCTGA
- the moaD gene encoding molybdopterin converting factor subunit 1, whose protein sequence is MTIELRFFASVREQLGVAEERAEVPAEVRTVGELRQWLRQRGGAWAETLAEGRALRMAVDHAVARPDTAISDGCEVAFFPPVTGG, encoded by the coding sequence ATGACCATCGAACTACGATTCTTTGCCAGCGTGCGCGAACAGCTCGGCGTGGCCGAGGAGCGCGCCGAGGTGCCGGCCGAGGTGCGCACCGTGGGCGAGCTGCGCCAGTGGCTGCGCCAGCGCGGCGGTGCCTGGGCCGAGACCCTGGCCGAAGGCCGCGCGCTGCGCATGGCCGTCGACCACGCGGTGGCGCGCCCCGACACGGCGATCTCCGATGGCTGTGAGGTTGCCTTCTTCCCGCCCGTTACCGGAGGCTGA
- a CDS encoding molybdopterin molybdotransferase MoeA, translating into MTQAAAPSRPPMLTMAQALDALLSAARPLAQAEQVDTLDANGRVLAAPVTSTLRVPPADNTSMDGYAMRAADVPAAGTRLRVSQRIPAGHVGTELQPGTAARIFTGGLVPPGADAVVMQEQCAAEGEDVIVNHVPQSGEWIRRAGEDIEAGSVILPAGTRLTPQALGLAASVGQAKLDVVRRVRVAVFFTGDELAMPGEPLKPGAIYNSNRFTLRGLLENLGCEVSDFGIVPDTLAATRETLRRAAQGHDLIITSGGVSVGEEDHIKPAVEAEGRLDMWQIAIKPGKPLAFGQVTSAGADPAFFLGLPGNPVSSFVTFLLFVRPFILRLQGVADVAPRRLPLRADFELTKGDRRNEFLRARINAEGGLDLFPNQSSGVLTSTVWGDGLIDNPPNQTIARGDTVQFIPFDGLLA; encoded by the coding sequence ATGACCCAAGCCGCAGCACCTTCCCGTCCCCCGATGCTGACCATGGCCCAGGCGCTCGACGCGTTGCTGTCCGCCGCGCGCCCGCTGGCGCAGGCGGAGCAGGTCGACACGCTTGACGCCAACGGCCGCGTGCTGGCCGCGCCCGTGACCAGCACGCTGCGCGTGCCGCCGGCAGACAACACCTCGATGGACGGCTACGCCATGCGCGCCGCCGACGTCCCGGCGGCGGGCACGCGGCTGCGCGTGTCGCAGCGGATTCCGGCGGGGCATGTCGGCACCGAGCTGCAGCCCGGCACCGCGGCGCGCATCTTCACCGGCGGCCTGGTCCCGCCGGGTGCCGATGCCGTCGTGATGCAGGAGCAATGCGCGGCGGAAGGCGAGGACGTGATCGTCAACCACGTGCCGCAATCCGGTGAATGGATCCGGCGCGCGGGGGAGGACATCGAGGCAGGCAGCGTGATCCTGCCCGCGGGCACGCGGCTGACGCCGCAGGCGCTGGGCCTGGCCGCATCGGTCGGGCAGGCGAAGCTCGACGTGGTGCGCCGCGTGCGTGTCGCGGTGTTCTTCACCGGCGACGAACTGGCGATGCCGGGCGAGCCGCTCAAGCCGGGCGCGATCTACAACTCGAATCGCTTCACGCTGCGCGGCCTGCTGGAAAACCTGGGCTGCGAGGTCAGCGACTTCGGCATCGTGCCCGATACGCTGGCGGCCACGCGCGAGACGCTGCGCCGCGCGGCGCAGGGGCACGACCTGATCATCACGTCGGGCGGCGTGTCGGTCGGCGAGGAAGACCATATCAAGCCCGCGGTCGAGGCCGAAGGCCGGCTCGACATGTGGCAGATCGCGATCAAGCCGGGCAAGCCGCTGGCCTTCGGCCAGGTCACCAGCGCAGGTGCCGACCCGGCGTTCTTCCTGGGTTTGCCGGGCAACCCGGTGTCGAGCTTCGTGACCTTCCTGCTGTTCGTGCGGCCGTTCATCCTGCGCCTGCAGGGCGTGGCCGACGTGGCACCGCGCCGCCTGCCGCTGCGCGCCGATTTCGAGCTCACGAAGGGCGACCGCCGCAATGAGTTCCTGCGCGCGCGCATCAACGCCGAAGGCGGGCTGGACCTGTTCCCGAACCAGAGCTCCGGCGTGCTCACGTCCACGGTATGGGGCGACGGGCTGATCGACAACCCGCCCAACCAGACCATCGCGCGCGGCGACACCGTGCAGTTCATCCCGTTTGACGGCCTGCTCGCATAG